A stretch of the Mycobacteroides immunogenum genome encodes the following:
- a CDS encoding ATP-binding protein, whose amino-acid sequence MQPSPYTPGQVAREVVGRAEQLAEIGERLMYMAELGRLIGRIRVDTGPRGVGKTSLLREVQREAEARGVVTVWVTAGGDEPLVAAIAAQIRGRTAGWKKKSRGRLLRAVDQVSITAGVPGVAQVGATVKPSQSTDGSAGEPSFKELILETVKAAREEGHRGLVLLIDEVQDADRQGLRTLAVTWQDLQAEADTLPAGVFAAGLPQTPEIISAAATFSERFAYRTLHRLGPDASRVALVKPAGQVGVDWDPDALEAVIAQTNGYPHTLQLYADAAWARAGYPDPGGRIRTSDVEHAARQVAEDMDALFRARWNNATPVQRRFMSAMAQSLTADRVASRSDIATVMGRDSRAISAARAGLIDKGLIAVAGHGLLEFSIPGFAEFVHAQDD is encoded by the coding sequence ATGCAGCCCAGCCCGTACACGCCAGGCCAGGTGGCGCGGGAGGTCGTCGGCCGCGCCGAACAGCTCGCGGAGATCGGCGAGCGGCTGATGTACATGGCGGAGCTGGGGCGGCTGATCGGGCGCATCCGTGTCGATACCGGTCCACGCGGTGTGGGAAAGACCTCACTGCTGCGTGAGGTCCAGCGTGAGGCCGAGGCGCGCGGCGTGGTGACGGTGTGGGTCACGGCAGGTGGCGACGAGCCGCTCGTGGCGGCGATCGCCGCCCAGATTCGTGGCCGCACCGCGGGGTGGAAGAAGAAGTCGCGCGGCCGGCTATTGCGGGCCGTCGATCAGGTGAGCATCACCGCCGGGGTACCCGGAGTCGCTCAGGTCGGTGCGACGGTCAAACCGTCGCAGTCCACCGACGGATCGGCGGGCGAGCCGTCGTTCAAGGAATTGATCCTCGAGACCGTCAAGGCGGCGCGCGAGGAGGGGCATCGGGGCCTGGTGCTGTTGATCGACGAGGTCCAGGACGCCGATAGGCAGGGGCTGCGCACGCTAGCTGTCACCTGGCAGGACCTGCAGGCCGAAGCGGATACGCTGCCCGCCGGGGTGTTCGCGGCCGGCCTGCCGCAGACGCCGGAGATCATCAGTGCGGCAGCCACATTCAGTGAGCGGTTCGCCTATCGCACCTTGCACCGGCTCGGTCCCGACGCGTCTCGGGTCGCGCTCGTCAAACCCGCCGGTCAGGTTGGTGTGGACTGGGACCCGGACGCTCTCGAAGCGGTGATCGCGCAGACCAACGGATATCCGCACACGCTGCAGCTATATGCCGACGCCGCCTGGGCGCGCGCCGGATATCCGGATCCGGGCGGCCGGATTCGAACGTCCGATGTGGAGCATGCCGCCCGGCAGGTCGCCGAGGATATGGACGCGCTTTTTCGCGCACGCTGGAACAACGCCACCCCGGTGCAGCGGCGATTCATGTCTGCGATGGCGCAGTCGTTGACCGCTGACCGGGTGGCCAGCCGGTCCGATATCGCGACCGTGATGGGGCGGGATTCGCGAGCGATCAGTGCCGCCCGTGCCGGGCTCATCGACAAGGGACTCATCGCCGTCGCCGGTCATGGTCTGCTGGAGTTCAGCATCCCCGGCTTCGCGGAATTCGTTCACGCACAGGACGACTAA
- a CDS encoding arabinosyltransferase domain-containing protein, protein MTVEGNATEKVAGNGDGDYRRARLIAIVTGFLGVLLAVATPLLPVRQDIAQLNWPQNNTLASVDAPLIGYVPTDLTITVPCAAARGLDGHNNVLLSTVPKQAPNAVDRGMLIQRSGGDLVVIVRNVPVVSAPFSEVLGPNCQRLEVSAHSDKVTGTFVGLTQGPKDARPGQPRAGERGGYDFRPQIVGIFTDLSGPAPEGLKLSATIDTRYSSSPTVLKFIAMILGVLLTAISLVALHTLDTADGRRHKRFMPEGWWKPRPLDALVGAVLVWWHFVGANTSDDGYILTMARVAEHSGYMANYYRWFGTPESPFGWYYDLLTIWAHVSTASVWMRLPTLAMGLLCWAVISREVIPRLGHAARTNPVVPWTAAAMFLAFWLPFNNGLRPEPIIALGILLTWCSVERSIATNRLLPAAAACIIGALTLFSGPTGIASIGALLVAIGPLRTIVSKRAKRFGYAALLAPILAAGLVTLVVIFRDQTLIGEIQANALKSAVGPSLNWFDEHVRYERLFLPTTDGAISRRFPVLALIIALGVAVAMTLRKNKIPGTASGPSRRIIGITLISFVAIMFTPTKWTHHFGVFAGLAGSLGALAAVAVTAAAMRSPRNRTLYAAIVLFVLSLSFSSVNGWWYVSNFGVPWSNSFPQWHFGISTVFFGLSVLAILAAAWMHFTGRDHPGRTPVHPVLARIAESPLAVGTWIVVIWSIFSLTAGMINQYPAWSVGRSNLDALRGNGCGLANDVLVEEDPNAGMLQPIDAPIGQALAADTNIMFDPNGIPSDVSADEENNPQNSDSFVERDKSGNANGSQDTEGGTTIAAGVNGSRARLPFDLKPETTPVMGSYQVGPQRSARLLSAWYRLPPKDATKPLLVLAAAGRFDPVELQVQFAGEDGKVLGAISFADLGPSPAWRNLRMSRDAIPTQATRIRLLVTDDDLAPQHWVAITPPRVPSLRSLQAVVGSDPVFLDWLVGLAFPCQRPFDHKNGVIEIPKWRILPDRFGAEANSPVMDYLGGGPLGITELLLKATPVPTYLQNDWFRDWGALQRFTPYYRNATEAQLQLGTAVHSGLWTPGPLRKSR, encoded by the coding sequence GTGACGGTTGAGGGCAACGCGACGGAAAAGGTCGCCGGGAACGGCGACGGCGACTACCGCAGGGCCCGACTGATCGCTATCGTCACGGGTTTCCTGGGCGTACTGCTGGCTGTCGCGACCCCGCTGCTACCGGTCCGCCAGGACATCGCGCAGCTGAACTGGCCGCAGAACAACACCCTCGCCAGCGTCGATGCCCCACTCATCGGATACGTACCCACCGACCTGACCATCACGGTGCCCTGCGCGGCGGCCAGGGGGCTCGACGGGCACAACAACGTGCTGCTGTCCACCGTGCCCAAGCAGGCGCCCAACGCGGTGGACCGCGGCATGCTGATCCAGCGCAGCGGCGGCGACCTCGTGGTGATCGTGCGCAACGTGCCGGTGGTCTCGGCGCCCTTCTCCGAAGTTCTGGGCCCCAATTGCCAGCGACTCGAGGTGAGCGCGCACTCGGACAAGGTGACCGGCACCTTCGTCGGCCTCACCCAAGGCCCCAAGGACGCCAGGCCCGGGCAGCCCCGTGCCGGTGAGCGGGGCGGCTATGACTTCCGGCCGCAGATCGTGGGCATCTTCACCGACCTGTCCGGACCCGCCCCCGAGGGCCTGAAGCTCTCGGCCACCATCGACACCCGCTATAGCAGCTCGCCCACCGTCCTCAAGTTCATCGCGATGATCCTGGGCGTCCTGCTGACCGCCATCTCACTGGTCGCGCTGCACACCCTGGACACGGCCGACGGGCGACGGCACAAGCGCTTCATGCCCGAGGGCTGGTGGAAGCCCCGCCCGCTCGACGCGCTCGTCGGGGCGGTGCTGGTCTGGTGGCATTTCGTCGGCGCCAATACCTCCGACGACGGCTACATCCTCACCATGGCCCGCGTCGCCGAGCACTCGGGCTACATGGCCAACTACTACCGCTGGTTCGGCACACCCGAGTCGCCGTTCGGCTGGTATTACGACCTGCTGACCATCTGGGCGCATGTCAGCACGGCCAGCGTCTGGATGCGGCTGCCCACCCTGGCCATGGGACTCCTGTGCTGGGCGGTCATCAGCCGCGAGGTCATTCCCCGGCTGGGCCACGCCGCCCGCACCAACCCGGTGGTGCCCTGGACCGCGGCGGCCATGTTCCTGGCGTTCTGGCTGCCGTTCAACAACGGCCTGCGGCCCGAACCGATCATCGCGCTGGGCATCCTGCTGACGTGGTGCTCGGTCGAACGATCCATCGCCACCAACCGGTTACTCCCCGCCGCGGCCGCGTGCATCATCGGTGCACTCACCCTGTTCTCCGGGCCGACCGGTATCGCATCCATCGGCGCACTGCTGGTCGCCATCGGGCCGCTGCGCACCATCGTGTCCAAGCGTGCGAAACGCTTCGGCTATGCGGCCCTGCTGGCACCGATCCTGGCCGCCGGACTGGTGACGCTGGTCGTCATCTTCCGCGATCAGACGCTGATCGGCGAGATCCAGGCCAACGCCCTCAAGTCCGCCGTCGGCCCGTCGCTGAACTGGTTCGATGAGCACGTCAGGTACGAACGACTGTTCCTGCCCACCACCGACGGCGCCATCTCACGCCGATTCCCGGTGCTGGCCCTGATCATCGCCCTCGGTGTGGCCGTGGCAATGACCTTGCGCAAGAACAAGATCCCCGGCACCGCCAGCGGGCCCAGCCGGCGGATCATCGGTATCACCCTGATCTCGTTCGTCGCCATCATGTTCACCCCCACCAAGTGGACCCACCACTTCGGCGTGTTCGCCGGTCTCGCCGGGTCGCTGGGCGCGCTGGCGGCGGTGGCGGTAACCGCCGCGGCCATGCGCTCGCCGCGTAACCGCACGCTCTACGCCGCGATCGTGTTGTTCGTGCTGTCGCTGTCGTTCTCCAGCGTGAACGGCTGGTGGTACGTCTCAAACTTCGGCGTACCATGGTCAAATTCCTTCCCGCAGTGGCACTTCGGTATCAGCACCGTGTTCTTCGGGCTCTCGGTTCTCGCCATCCTGGCTGCGGCATGGATGCATTTCACGGGCCGCGACCACCCGGGCCGCACGCCCGTGCATCCGGTGCTGGCACGTATCGCGGAATCTCCGCTGGCCGTGGGCACCTGGATCGTGGTGATTTGGTCGATCTTCTCCCTGACCGCAGGCATGATCAACCAGTACCCCGCCTGGTCGGTCGGACGTTCCAACCTCGACGCGCTGCGCGGGAACGGCTGCGGATTGGCCAACGACGTCCTGGTCGAAGAGGACCCCAACGCCGGCATGCTGCAACCCATCGATGCCCCGATTGGGCAAGCGCTGGCCGCGGACACCAACATCATGTTCGACCCCAACGGAATTCCGTCCGATGTGTCGGCCGATGAGGAGAACAACCCGCAGAACTCCGACAGCTTCGTCGAGCGCGACAAAAGCGGCAATGCCAACGGCAGTCAGGACACCGAGGGCGGCACCACCATTGCCGCGGGTGTCAACGGCTCGCGCGCCCGTCTGCCCTTCGACCTGAAACCCGAGACCACACCGGTCATGGGTAGCTATCAGGTGGGGCCGCAGCGCTCGGCCCGGCTGCTGTCGGCGTGGTACCGGCTGCCTCCCAAGGACGCCACCAAACCGCTGCTGGTACTGGCGGCCGCGGGCCGGTTCGACCCGGTCGAGCTGCAGGTGCAGTTCGCCGGCGAGGACGGAAAGGTCTTGGGCGCCATCTCCTTTGCTGACCTAGGGCCTTCTCCGGCTTGGCGGAACCTGCGGATGTCGCGCGACGCCATCCCGACACAGGCCACTCGCATCCGGCTGCTGGTCACCGATGACGACCTGGCGCCGCAGCACTGGGTGGCGATCACCCCGCCGCGGGTACCGTCACTGCGCTCACTACAAGCAGTCGTCGGCTCCGACCCGGTATTCCTGGATTGGCTGGTGGGGCTCGCCTTCCCATGCCAGCGTCCGTTCGATCACAAGAACGGGGTCATCGAGATACCGAAGTGGCGCATCCTGCCCGATCGCTTCGGCGCGGAAGCCAACTCGCCGGTGATGGACTACCTGGGCGGAGGCCCGCTGGGCATCACCGAACTGCTGTTGAAGGCCACCCCCGTGCCCACCTATCTGCAGAACGACTGGTTCCGCGATTGGGGTGCCCTGCAGCGGTTCACGCCGTACTACCGAAACGCGACCGAGGCGCAGCTGCAGCTCGGCACGGCCGTACACAGCGGACTCTGGACACCAGGACCGCTGCGCAAGAGCCGTTGA
- a CDS encoding arabinosyltransferase domain-containing protein, producing the protein MTENSVTDTSPEARKLYIARWTATVFGLLGFVLSVSIPLLPVKVSTATLDWPQQGRLYNVTAPLISQTPMDMTVIVPCSVVNSAPADGAVILGTAPPEGKEAALQSLFVRVSKERLDITDRNVVIASVPRTKVASPDCRRIVITSSDKGTFATFEGLHGDGADKSADLRSGFPDPNLRPQIVGVFTQLSGPAPAGLSLTAHVDTRFSSSPTLLKLAAMVGAIISTIIALIALWRIDQTDGHRMRRVIPTRWRRFDLTDTVIMSALVLWYVIGAGSSDDGYQMGMARTAEHAGYMANYFRWFGSPEDPFGWYYNLLAIMTKVSDISLWIRLPDLVASLVCWLLISREVLPRLGPAVARSKPAAWAAGFVLLASWFPFNNGLRPEGQIAVGSLITWVLIERAITSRRLTPAALATITAAFTLGIQPTGLIAVAALLAGGRPILRIIVTKHRQVGTWPLVAPMLAAGTVILPVVFSDQTLATVFEATRIRTAIGPSQAWYTDNLRYYYMFLPTVDGSVSRRFGFLLIAACLFISMFILLRRKRVPGVARGPAWRVLGVVFGTIFFLMFAPTKWVHHFGLFAALGAAVAALATVLVSPQVLRWSRNRMAVVATVLFVLALSWASAAGWWYVSSFGIPFNSSMPKVAGISVSTIFFALFALAVGYAAWLHFSPRHADNRITKSITSAPVAWAAGFMVLTSICQLAIGVVRQYPSYSNGWANIRELAGGCGLADDVLVEPDANAGFLSAIGGPAGALGPLGGLDPSGFTADGVPDKIVAESIRMNDSRPGTDYDWDSKDRYPTPGINGSPVRLPYGLDPARVPIVGSYRVGPQQQAKVTSDWYRLPARDGAHPLVVVTAAGTIAAKNVKGELTGQTLQLEYGTAGPDGTFTPTGRLTPYDLGPAPSWRNLRFARSDIPDTATAVRIVAIDGSLTPGDWLAFAPPRVPELKSLQEYVGSTRPVLLDWTVGLVFPCQQPMLHQYGITEVPEFRITPDYDQKRKDTDTWQDGENGGLLGITDLLLRAHVMPTYLSKDWGRDWGSLRKLDTIVDAQPAQIEYGSQVHSGLWKPNQIRIKP; encoded by the coding sequence ATGACAGAGAATTCCGTGACAGACACCTCACCCGAGGCCCGCAAGCTGTACATCGCGCGCTGGACGGCAACCGTTTTCGGCCTGCTCGGATTTGTGCTGAGCGTCTCCATCCCGCTGCTGCCGGTCAAGGTCTCCACCGCGACCCTCGACTGGCCCCAGCAGGGCCGGCTGTACAACGTCACCGCGCCGCTGATTTCCCAGACGCCGATGGACATGACGGTGATCGTGCCGTGCTCGGTGGTGAACTCCGCACCGGCAGACGGCGCGGTCATCCTGGGCACCGCACCCCCCGAAGGTAAAGAGGCAGCGCTACAAAGCCTTTTCGTCCGGGTCTCCAAGGAACGCCTCGATATCACCGACCGCAATGTGGTCATCGCGAGTGTTCCACGCACCAAGGTGGCCTCGCCCGACTGTCGGCGGATCGTCATCACGTCGTCGGACAAGGGCACCTTCGCGACGTTCGAGGGGCTGCACGGTGATGGGGCCGACAAGTCCGCCGATCTGCGTAGCGGATTCCCCGACCCCAATCTGCGCCCGCAGATTGTCGGGGTCTTCACCCAGCTCAGCGGCCCCGCCCCCGCCGGACTGAGCCTCACCGCCCATGTCGACACCCGATTTTCTTCCAGTCCAACGCTTCTCAAGCTCGCCGCGATGGTGGGCGCCATCATCTCCACCATCATCGCGCTGATCGCGCTGTGGCGGATCGACCAGACCGATGGTCACCGCATGCGGCGCGTCATTCCGACCCGCTGGCGCCGTTTCGATCTGACCGACACCGTCATCATGAGTGCCCTGGTGCTCTGGTACGTGATAGGTGCCGGTTCGTCGGACGACGGCTACCAGATGGGCATGGCACGTACCGCCGAGCACGCCGGCTACATGGCCAACTACTTCCGCTGGTTCGGCAGCCCGGAAGACCCCTTCGGCTGGTATTACAACCTGCTCGCCATCATGACCAAGGTCAGTGACATCAGCCTGTGGATCCGGCTGCCCGACCTGGTCGCCTCACTGGTCTGCTGGCTGTTGATCAGCCGGGAAGTGTTGCCCCGCTTGGGGCCTGCCGTCGCACGCAGTAAGCCCGCAGCATGGGCGGCCGGCTTTGTACTGCTGGCGTCCTGGTTCCCGTTCAACAACGGTCTGCGCCCCGAAGGACAGATCGCCGTCGGCTCGCTGATCACCTGGGTGCTCATCGAGCGCGCCATCACCTCGCGCCGGCTGACCCCCGCCGCACTGGCCACCATCACCGCGGCCTTCACCCTCGGGATTCAGCCGACCGGCCTGATCGCCGTCGCGGCGCTGCTCGCCGGTGGCCGCCCCATTCTGCGGATCATCGTGACCAAGCACCGTCAGGTGGGTACCTGGCCGCTGGTGGCACCGATGCTGGCCGCCGGAACCGTCATCCTGCCCGTGGTGTTCTCCGATCAAACGCTGGCAACGGTGTTCGAGGCGACCAGAATTCGCACCGCCATCGGCCCGTCGCAGGCGTGGTACACCGATAACCTGCGGTACTACTACATGTTCCTGCCGACGGTCGACGGTTCGGTATCCCGGCGTTTCGGCTTCCTGCTGATCGCGGCGTGCCTGTTCATCTCGATGTTCATCCTGTTGCGCCGCAAGCGCGTTCCCGGTGTCGCCCGTGGGCCGGCCTGGCGCGTGTTGGGCGTGGTCTTCGGCACCATCTTCTTCCTGATGTTCGCGCCGACGAAGTGGGTGCACCACTTCGGGCTCTTCGCCGCCTTGGGCGCCGCCGTGGCGGCCCTGGCCACGGTGCTGGTCTCGCCACAGGTGTTGCGCTGGAGCCGCAACCGGATGGCGGTGGTGGCGACGGTGCTCTTTGTGCTGGCCCTGAGCTGGGCCAGTGCCGCCGGCTGGTGGTACGTCTCCAGTTTTGGCATTCCGTTCAACAGCAGCATGCCCAAGGTCGCCGGAATAAGCGTCAGCACAATCTTTTTCGCACTGTTTGCCCTTGCCGTCGGCTACGCGGCCTGGCTGCATTTCTCGCCGCGACACGCAGACAACCGGATCACCAAGTCCATCACCTCGGCGCCGGTGGCCTGGGCCGCCGGGTTCATGGTGCTCACCTCCATCTGCCAGCTGGCGATCGGCGTTGTCCGCCAATACCCGTCGTACTCCAACGGCTGGGCCAACATCCGCGAGCTCGCGGGTGGGTGTGGGCTGGCCGATGACGTTCTGGTCGAGCCCGATGCCAACGCCGGTTTCCTATCCGCCATCGGCGGACCCGCCGGCGCGCTGGGACCGCTGGGCGGCCTCGATCCTTCCGGCTTCACCGCAGACGGGGTGCCGGACAAGATCGTCGCCGAATCCATCCGGATGAACGACTCACGACCCGGAACCGACTACGACTGGGACTCCAAGGACCGCTACCCAACTCCGGGTATCAACGGCTCCCCGGTGCGGCTGCCCTACGGGCTCGATCCGGCACGAGTCCCGATCGTGGGCTCGTACCGCGTCGGCCCGCAGCAGCAGGCCAAGGTGACCTCCGACTGGTACCGGCTGCCCGCACGCGACGGCGCCCATCCGCTCGTCGTGGTGACGGCCGCGGGCACCATCGCCGCCAAGAACGTGAAGGGCGAGCTGACCGGACAGACCCTGCAATTGGAATACGGCACAGCCGGTCCGGACGGCACGTTCACCCCGACGGGACGCCTGACACCGTATGACCTGGGGCCCGCGCCGTCGTGGCGCAATCTGCGCTTCGCGCGTTCGGATATCCCCGACACCGCGACCGCCGTGCGGATCGTCGCGATTGATGGCTCGCTGACTCCGGGCGACTGGCTGGCCTTCGCGCCGCCCCGGGTGCCGGAGCTGAAGTCGTTGCAGGAGTACGTGGGTAGCACCAGGCCGGTGCTGCTGGACTGGACCGTCGGACTGGTCTTCCCCTGCCAGCAGCCCATGCTGCATCAGTACGGGATCACCGAGGTACCCGAATTCCGGATCACCCCGGACTACGACCAAAAGCGCAAGGACACCGACACCTGGCAGGACGGCGAGAACGGTGGTCTGCTCGGGATCACCGATCTGCTGCTGCGGGCCCATGTGATGCCCACCTACTTATCGAAGGACTGGGGCAGGGACTGGGGCTCACTGCGCAAACTCGACACCATCGTCGATGCTCAGCCCGCACAGATCGAGTACGGCTCGCAGGTGCACAGCGGGCTGTGGAAGCCGAACCAGATCCGCATCAAGCCGTAG
- a CDS encoding arabinosyltransferase domain-containing protein — protein sequence MPSQLSQSATAGTAQRARLISLAAATIGVLLCVLVPLLPVRQSTVDINWPQGVNADGNITSITAPLVSGAPLSFEAHIPCTAIATLPASGGVVLSTSPDGGFEASRHALFVRATADLVVVAFRDNVATVAPRKAVESGGCSSLDIWANAGGVGANFAGLPNANGTLAIENKPQITGLFTDLKVPAAGGPTAHVVVDTRFISSPTTAKLAAMVLGIAAVAISIAALAVLERSGRKLPKRSFRLPGRAALLTNGVADIGVVGTLLLWHVIGAITSDDGNVLVEARVAHQAGYVAEYYRYFGATASPFDWYATLLSWLTQVSTVGVWMRLPATLAGIGTWYILRKKMLPRLGEQLAASRTAVWTAALVFLTAWLPFNNGLRPEPIIVFGTVLTWTLVERSIATRRLSPAALAIVVALLAATVAPQGLIALGPLLAGGRAIARVVAVRRARYGRFTPIAVLAASVAGVLAFTFRDQTLATVAESARIKYVVGPTIAWYQEFLRYYFLTVESNVDGSLTRRIAVFILLLCLFGTLAVLLRRGVLPGLASGPVWRLLGSTAIGLLLLTFTPTKWAIQFGIFAGLAGALGAVAAFTFARVGLHSRRNLALYVTALLFILAWATSGINGWFYVGNYGVPWFDKQPVIASHPVTNMFLALSVVTALIAGWLHFRLDYAGHTEVENTRRNRLLASTPLMIVAAIMVILEVTSMAKGVYARSDSYTTGKANLLALTGSDPCAMARDVLVEPDANEGLLQPVPGQQAGKYGPLGGIDPVGFVPDGVRIGMTSLPVVGKPGLVNSDASPNAPIMEVSDAAGTTGGVGPTGINGSSMLLPFGLDPARTPVMGSYGENTIAAHLKSSWYELPPPSPDRPLVVISAAGAIWSFQQDGTFSPEINYGQQLKLEWGVHDPQSPGGFKPLRQDYPIDIGPQTVWRNLRFPTKTAPPGANAVRIVADDPNLSSDQWLAFTPPRVPTLKTAQDLLGSDTPVLLDMAVAQNFPCQRPFSERLGLAELPKFRVMPEHKQVATSSNMWMSAEDGGPFMFTTALLRTSSVPTYLRNDWYRDWGSIEKYEPIVAPNLAPNAQLTEGTVVVNGWTRKGPIRALP from the coding sequence GTGCCTTCGCAGCTTTCACAGTCCGCGACAGCAGGTACAGCCCAACGGGCACGTCTGATTTCTCTGGCCGCGGCCACTATCGGTGTGCTGCTATGCGTGCTTGTTCCCCTGCTGCCGGTCCGTCAGTCCACCGTCGATATCAACTGGCCCCAAGGGGTCAATGCCGACGGGAACATCACCAGCATCACGGCGCCGTTGGTATCGGGCGCCCCGCTGTCCTTCGAGGCACACATTCCGTGCACAGCCATCGCGACTCTGCCCGCCAGCGGCGGCGTGGTGCTGTCCACCAGTCCCGACGGCGGCTTCGAGGCAAGCCGGCACGCGTTATTCGTCCGCGCCACCGCCGACCTGGTGGTCGTCGCCTTTCGCGATAACGTGGCGACCGTCGCACCCCGCAAGGCGGTGGAATCCGGCGGCTGCAGCTCCCTGGATATCTGGGCCAATGCCGGCGGTGTGGGCGCCAACTTCGCCGGGTTACCCAATGCCAACGGAACTCTGGCCATCGAGAACAAGCCTCAAATTACTGGCCTGTTCACCGATCTCAAGGTGCCCGCGGCAGGCGGACCGACCGCCCACGTCGTCGTCGACACCAGGTTCATCAGCAGCCCGACCACTGCGAAGCTCGCGGCCATGGTGCTCGGCATTGCCGCGGTGGCCATCTCGATCGCCGCGCTGGCCGTGCTGGAGCGCAGCGGGCGCAAGCTCCCCAAACGATCCTTCCGCCTACCGGGGCGCGCCGCGCTGCTGACCAATGGCGTCGCCGATATCGGAGTCGTTGGCACACTTCTGCTTTGGCATGTCATCGGTGCCATCACCTCCGACGACGGCAATGTCCTGGTCGAGGCACGCGTGGCCCATCAGGCCGGGTACGTCGCCGAGTACTACCGTTACTTCGGCGCCACCGCATCCCCATTCGATTGGTACGCAACACTTTTGAGCTGGCTCACGCAGGTGAGCACGGTCGGCGTGTGGATGCGGTTGCCCGCCACCCTGGCCGGCATCGGCACCTGGTACATCCTGCGTAAGAAGATGCTGCCGCGACTGGGCGAGCAACTCGCCGCCAGCCGCACCGCCGTATGGACCGCCGCACTGGTCTTCCTCACCGCCTGGCTCCCGTTCAACAACGGACTGCGGCCCGAGCCCATCATCGTGTTCGGCACCGTCCTCACCTGGACCCTGGTGGAGCGCTCCATCGCCACCCGCCGCCTGTCCCCCGCCGCACTGGCCATCGTGGTGGCTCTCCTGGCCGCCACGGTCGCGCCACAAGGCCTCATCGCGCTGGGACCGCTGCTGGCCGGCGGGCGCGCCATCGCCCGCGTGGTCGCGGTGCGCCGGGCGCGATACGGACGCTTCACCCCGATCGCCGTCTTGGCGGCCTCGGTCGCCGGAGTCCTCGCCTTCACCTTCCGGGACCAGACCCTGGCCACCGTCGCCGAATCCGCGCGCATCAAATATGTGGTCGGCCCGACGATCGCCTGGTACCAGGAATTTCTGCGGTACTACTTCCTGACCGTCGAATCCAATGTCGACGGCTCGCTGACCCGTCGCATCGCGGTCTTCATCCTGCTGCTCTGCCTCTTCGGCACGCTCGCGGTACTGCTGCGCCGCGGGGTACTGCCGGGACTGGCCAGCGGGCCGGTGTGGCGCCTGCTCGGCAGCACCGCGATCGGGCTGCTGCTGCTCACCTTCACCCCCACCAAGTGGGCCATCCAATTCGGCATCTTCGCCGGGCTGGCCGGTGCACTCGGGGCGGTCGCGGCATTCACCTTCGCCCGCGTCGGGCTGCACTCACGGCGCAACCTGGCGTTGTACGTGACCGCGCTGCTGTTCATCCTGGCTTGGGCGACCTCGGGCATCAACGGCTGGTTCTACGTGGGCAACTACGGCGTGCCGTGGTTCGACAAGCAACCGGTGATCGCCAGCCACCCGGTGACCAACATGTTCCTGGCGCTCTCTGTCGTCACCGCGCTGATCGCCGGCTGGCTGCACTTCCGCCTGGACTACGCCGGGCACACCGAGGTCGAGAACACCCGCCGCAACCGCCTCCTGGCCTCCACCCCGCTGATGATCGTCGCCGCCATCATGGTGATTCTCGAGGTCACCTCGATGGCCAAGGGCGTCTACGCACGCAGCGATTCCTACACCACCGGCAAGGCCAACCTGTTGGCGCTCACCGGCAGCGATCCCTGCGCCATGGCGCGCGACGTGCTGGTGGAACCCGACGCCAACGAGGGTCTGCTGCAACCGGTTCCGGGACAGCAGGCAGGTAAGTACGGCCCACTCGGAGGCATTGATCCCGTCGGCTTCGTCCCGGACGGGGTACGCATCGGCATGACGTCCCTGCCCGTCGTCGGCAAGCCCGGTCTGGTGAATTCCGACGCCTCGCCGAACGCACCGATCATGGAGGTCAGCGACGCGGCCGGAACCACCGGCGGGGTCGGCCCCACCGGCATCAACGGCTCCAGCATGCTGCTGCCGTTCGGGCTGGACCCGGCCCGTACCCCGGTGATGGGCAGCTACGGCGAGAACACCATTGCCGCACACCTCAAATCGTCCTGGTACGAGCTTCCCCCGCCCAGCCCCGATCGCCCACTGGTGGTGATCTCGGCGGCGGGTGCCATCTGGTCGTTCCAGCAGGACGGCACCTTCAGCCCCGAGATCAACTACGGCCAGCAGCTCAAGCTGGAATGGGGTGTCCACGATCCGCAGAGCCCCGGCGGGTTCAAGCCGCTCCGCCAGGACTACCCCATTGACATTGGGCCACAAACGGTGTGGCGAAACCTCAGGTTCCCCACCAAGACCGCACCGCCCGGGGCCAATGCCGTCCGCATCGTCGCCGATGATCCGAACCTGTCCAGTGACCAGTGGCTGGCGTTCACCCCACCGCGGGTGCCGACCCTGAAGACCGCGCAGGACCTACTCGGCTCCGACACCCCGGTACTACTGGATATGGCTGTGGCACAGAACTTCCCCTGCCAACGGCCCTTCAGCGAGCGCCTCGGGTTGGCCGAACTGCCCAAGTTCCGGGTGATGCCCGAGCACAAGCAGGTGGCCACCTCCTCGAACATGTGGATGTCGGCCGAGGACGGTGGACCGTTCATGTTCACCACCGCACTGTTGCGCACCTCTTCGGTGCCCACATATCTGCGCAACGACTGGTACCGCGACTGGGGCTCGATCGAGAAGTACGAGCCCATCGTGGCTCCGAATCTGGCACCCAACGCACAACTCACCGAGGGCACTGTCGTCGTGAACGGCTGGACCCGTAAAGGACCGATTCGAGCCCTGCCATGA